In a single window of the Pseudohongiella acticola genome:
- a CDS encoding TRZ/ATZ family hydrolase, which translates to MSPSENQPDVDLVIHARWIIPATDDQAILENHSIAVRNGSIVGLHPTPDIARHYSSARRELTLDQHALIPGLINAHGHAGMTLMRGIADDLPLQTWLHDHIWPLEGKWISEEFVYQGTQLAIAEMIRGGTTCYADMYFFPEASARAASEAGIRVQLAAPVIDFPTPWAADADECISKTTELHDAWRNSELVSTAFGPHAPYTVSDESLRKVLTFAEELDLPIHMHVHETAFEVEDALKNTGQRPIRRLHDLGLLGPRLLCVHATQLDDDDLALLQQTSTHVVHCPESNLKLASGFCPVHQLQTTGINVALGTDGAASNNDLDMFSEMRTAALLAKACAGDASALPAYGALQMATINGARAMGLEHLTGTLESGKRADMTAVRLDSLNAMPVYNPVSQLVYSTQASQVSHVWVNGKALLDDGELTTINRRQIQELARTWQQRLQHSTNDGENA; encoded by the coding sequence ATGAGCCCCAGCGAAAACCAGCCCGACGTCGATCTCGTAATACATGCACGCTGGATAATTCCGGCTACCGATGACCAGGCGATTCTGGAAAACCACAGCATAGCGGTGCGCAATGGCAGTATTGTCGGGCTGCACCCGACCCCTGATATAGCACGGCATTATAGCAGTGCGCGCCGGGAATTGACGCTGGATCAGCATGCGCTGATCCCCGGCCTGATCAACGCACATGGCCATGCCGGCATGACGCTGATGCGCGGCATAGCCGATGACCTCCCCTTGCAGACCTGGCTGCATGACCACATCTGGCCACTGGAAGGCAAGTGGATCAGCGAAGAGTTTGTCTACCAGGGAACGCAGCTGGCCATTGCTGAAATGATTCGCGGCGGCACCACCTGTTATGCCGATATGTATTTTTTTCCTGAGGCCAGCGCCAGGGCTGCCAGCGAGGCGGGTATTCGTGTCCAACTGGCAGCGCCTGTCATCGATTTCCCGACACCTTGGGCAGCCGATGCCGATGAATGCATCAGCAAGACCACGGAGCTGCACGACGCCTGGCGTAACAGCGAACTGGTCAGTACCGCGTTTGGCCCTCATGCGCCCTACACTGTGTCTGACGAATCCCTGCGCAAGGTCCTTACCTTCGCTGAAGAGCTCGATCTGCCTATTCACATGCATGTGCACGAAACTGCTTTTGAAGTTGAAGACGCGCTCAAAAACACGGGGCAACGACCGATACGGCGCCTGCATGATCTTGGTCTGCTGGGCCCCCGCCTGCTCTGTGTACATGCCACCCAGCTGGATGACGACGACCTGGCGTTACTGCAGCAGACCTCCACTCATGTGGTGCACTGCCCTGAATCCAATCTGAAACTGGCCAGTGGGTTCTGCCCGGTACACCAATTGCAGACCACCGGTATCAATGTCGCATTGGGCACCGATGGCGCGGCCAGCAATAATGATCTGGACATGTTTTCGGAAATGCGCACAGCGGCCTTACTGGCCAAAGCCTGTGCCGGTGATGCCAGTGCGCTGCCAGCCTACGGTGCCCTGCAGATGGCAACCATTAATGGCGCCAGAGCGATGGGCCTCGAGCATTTGACAGGGACACTGGAATCGGGCAAACGCGCCGATATGACGGCAGTCCGCCTCGACAGCCTGAACGCCATGCCGGTTTATAATCCAGTGTCACAACTGGTGTATTCAACCCAGGCCAGCCAGGTCAGTCATGTCTGGGTCAATGGCAAAGCCTTGTTAGACGACGGCGAACTGACCACTATCAATCGGCGCCAGATACAGGAGTTGGCACGCACCTGGCAACAACGATTGCAGCACTCAACCAACGATGGAGAAAATGCATGA
- the ubiG gene encoding bifunctional 2-polyprenyl-6-hydroxyphenol methylase/3-demethylubiquinol 3-O-methyltransferase UbiG: MNAQHGNRDDAEIRKFEALAARWWDPNSEFRPLHEINPLRMGFISGKINPAGQHCIDIGCGGGILSEALAHQGAQVTAIDLAEASLAVARLHKLESGLDIRYENIAAETMAEQEPGQYDIVTCLEMLEHVPDPEAIVEACVKLAKPGGHIFFSTLNRNPKSWLFAIVGAEYVLNLLPKGTHDYAKFIKPSELASWCRHYGLEQGELTGMGYNPLTKRYRLQNDIDVNYLVHYRKPA, translated from the coding sequence ATGAATGCGCAGCACGGCAATCGCGATGACGCAGAAATACGCAAATTCGAAGCCCTGGCCGCGCGCTGGTGGGATCCCAACAGCGAATTCAGGCCACTACATGAAATAAATCCGCTGCGTATGGGATTTATCAGCGGCAAGATCAATCCTGCCGGCCAGCATTGTATCGATATTGGCTGTGGCGGTGGCATTCTAAGCGAAGCCCTGGCGCATCAAGGCGCTCAGGTCACGGCCATCGATCTGGCTGAGGCATCACTTGCGGTTGCCCGCCTGCACAAACTGGAAAGCGGTCTCGATATCCGCTACGAGAACATAGCCGCCGAAACCATGGCTGAGCAGGAACCCGGGCAGTACGATATCGTCACCTGCCTGGAAATGCTCGAACACGTGCCCGACCCTGAAGCGATCGTGGAAGCCTGTGTCAAACTCGCCAAACCCGGCGGCCATATCTTTTTTTCCACGCTAAACCGGAATCCAAAATCATGGCTGTTTGCAATTGTCGGTGCCGAATATGTTCTTAATCTGCTGCCCAAAGGCACACATGACTATGCCAAGTTCATCAAGCCGTCTGAACTGGCTTCATGGTGTCGTCATTACGGCCTGGAACAGGGTGAACTGACCGGGATGGGTTACAACCCGCTGACAAAGCGCTACCGTCTGCAGAATGATATTGATGTCAATTACCTGGTTCACTACCGGAAGCCGGCATGA
- a CDS encoding HAD-IA family hydrolase has translation MTTMTGNQTAAVLFDLDGTLIDTAPDFSAVLHQLCADQGVTPPSDNAILATVSSGARALVELAFGLRPDAQGFDALFQTLLNQYMDQLQNTRSVLFADMDVLLGQLEASGIAWGVVTNKPERFSIPLMQRLDLAHRCSILICPDHVSQTKPHPEPLLLACDRLGCDPAHSIYVGDHPRDIEAGNAAGMRTIAAAYGYLPPFPAISEWGADHISPSVADIALYLSNHLIFSAQKGLTHEN, from the coding sequence ATGACCACGATGACCGGAAATCAGACTGCGGCCGTGCTTTTTGACCTGGACGGCACCCTGATTGACACCGCGCCAGACTTTAGCGCCGTCTTGCATCAGCTGTGCGCGGATCAGGGCGTGACACCCCCGAGCGATAACGCCATTCTGGCCACGGTTTCCAGCGGTGCCCGGGCCCTGGTGGAGCTGGCCTTCGGCCTGCGACCGGATGCGCAGGGCTTTGATGCGCTGTTTCAGACGCTGCTGAATCAATACATGGACCAGCTCCAGAACACGCGCTCCGTGCTGTTTGCCGACATGGACGTGTTATTGGGCCAACTGGAAGCAAGCGGCATAGCCTGGGGCGTTGTTACCAACAAGCCTGAGCGTTTCAGCATCCCGTTAATGCAGCGACTTGATCTGGCACATCGCTGCTCGATTCTGATTTGCCCGGATCATGTCAGTCAGACCAAGCCCCATCCCGAACCGCTGCTACTGGCATGCGACCGCCTGGGCTGTGATCCGGCCCACAGTATCTACGTGGGCGATCATCCACGCGATATCGAGGCTGGTAATGCTGCCGGTATGCGCACCATAGCAGCCGCCTACGGCTACCTGCCGCCCTTTCCTGCCATCAGTGAGTGGGGAGCAGACCACATTTCGCCATCGGTTGCTGACATTGCACTCTACCTGAGCAACCATCTCATTTTTTCTGCCCAGAAAGGACTCACTCATGAAAATTGA
- a CDS encoding YciK family oxidoreductase, giving the protein MKIEPARNHDNSDTENTALTIPVNDSLQGRTILVTGAGDGIGKAAALTYARSGATVILLGRTQSKLEAVYDAIASEKLPEAVIHPLDLAIAGSEDYDVLGRSIIDQFPALDGLLHNASELGALGPIQYYAPESWMKLMQINVNAVFLLTRALLPALEKSDEARILMTSSSVGRKGRAYWGAYAVSKFATEGLMQVLADELADTTNIRVNSINPGATRTEMRRSAYPAENPLSLPTPESLMPAYLHLMQAASHPLHGQAIDIRTLLTELSAK; this is encoded by the coding sequence ATGAAAATTGAACCCGCCCGCAACCATGACAACAGCGACACCGAGAACACCGCGCTGACAATTCCGGTCAATGACAGCTTGCAGGGTCGCACCATACTGGTCACGGGTGCCGGCGACGGCATAGGTAAGGCCGCAGCGCTCACCTATGCGCGTAGTGGCGCGACAGTGATTCTGCTTGGGCGTACACAAAGCAAACTGGAGGCTGTTTACGATGCCATTGCCAGTGAAAAGCTACCCGAAGCTGTCATTCATCCGCTGGATCTGGCGATCGCAGGCAGTGAAGACTACGACGTACTGGGTCGATCCATTATTGATCAGTTCCCGGCGCTGGACGGCCTGCTGCACAATGCCAGCGAACTGGGCGCGCTGGGGCCCATCCAGTACTACGCACCGGAAAGCTGGATGAAGCTCATGCAGATCAACGTCAATGCTGTTTTTCTGTTGACCCGCGCGCTATTGCCAGCGCTGGAAAAATCCGACGAAGCCCGCATTCTGATGACCTCCTCCAGTGTCGGCCGCAAAGGCCGGGCATACTGGGGCGCCTATGCGGTCAGCAAATTTGCCACCGAAGGGCTTATGCAGGTGCTGGCCGATGAGCTGGCTGACACTACCAATATACGCGTCAACAGCATCAATCCGGGGGCCACTCGCACAGAAATGCGCCGATCCGCCTATCCCGCGGAAAATCCCTTGTCATTGCCCACGCCCGAGTCTTTGATGCCGGCCTACCTGCACCTGATGCAGGCTGCCAGTCACCCTCTGCATGGTCAGGCCATCGATATCCGGACGTTATTGACTGAACTGTCCGCCAAGTAA
- a CDS encoding GGDEF domain-containing protein, which translates to MAMPLSSATAVEITTQGRAQLTLLPAANEYQLPDGNKPLSQTRYRLLTKLQTSLDLNTILSLFHEESSALVDYCGLVYVNETMNLQLSVGDVELHSCSYRLITQRDNLGEIVLYHQARFSEPDLDTIETLLSTLLCPLRNALQYRAAIDASTTDALTGAGNRLAMMADLDHELNLARRYQHDLSVLVIDIDRFKKINDTEGHATGDTVLKEMVRLITKVNRNTDRVYRYGGEEFVVLLSKTDKYGALVIAERLREAVAGLRVCADTGSLSITISIGASTFTDSDTTEGLLKRADKAMYEIKNKGGNGSAFKPGDQGNV; encoded by the coding sequence ATGGCTATGCCACTCAGCTCGGCCACAGCAGTAGAAATTACGACACAGGGGCGTGCCCAACTCACGCTGCTTCCGGCTGCCAATGAGTATCAGCTGCCCGACGGTAACAAACCGCTGTCGCAAACGCGTTACCGCCTGTTGACCAAACTGCAGACATCTCTGGACCTGAACACAATACTGTCGCTTTTCCACGAAGAAAGCAGTGCGCTGGTCGACTATTGCGGCCTTGTCTACGTCAACGAAACCATGAATCTGCAATTGTCTGTAGGCGACGTCGAGCTGCACAGCTGCAGCTATCGGCTGATCACCCAGCGCGACAATCTCGGCGAGATCGTGCTTTACCACCAGGCGCGATTCAGTGAGCCAGATCTGGACACTATTGAGACCCTGTTAAGCACCCTGCTCTGTCCGCTCCGCAATGCTTTGCAATACCGTGCCGCTATTGATGCCTCCACGACCGATGCACTGACCGGGGCCGGCAATCGTCTGGCCATGATGGCCGACCTGGACCATGAGTTAAATCTGGCGCGCCGTTATCAGCACGACCTGTCAGTACTGGTCATTGATATTGATAGATTCAAGAAGATAAACGACACCGAAGGTCACGCCACCGGCGATACCGTGCTGAAGGAAATGGTGCGTCTGATCACCAAGGTCAATCGCAACACGGATCGGGTCTATCGCTATGGTGGCGAAGAATTTGTGGTCCTGCTGAGTAAAACTGACAAATACGGCGCGCTCGTTATTGCTGAGCGCTTACGAGAGGCTGTTGCCGGTCTCAGGGTTTGCGCCGATACAGGGTCACTAAGCATTACCATCAGCATCGGCGCCTCGACGTTCACTGACAGTGACACCACAGAGGGTCTGTTAAAGCGGGCAGACAAAGCCATGTACGAAATAAAAAACAAGGGCGGAAATGGATCCGCTTTCAAACCGGGTGACCAGGGGAACGTTTGA
- the rluB gene encoding 23S rRNA pseudouridine(2605) synthase RluB, translating into MNDVVQDEKIQKVLARAGFGSRRQMESWISQGRVRLNGNVATLGDRAGPDDKLIVDGKKVSNTAPDNSAPRVLVYNKPENEICSRRDPEGRKSVYDHLPMIKHGRWVAVGRLDFNTSGLLLFTTDGELANRLMHPSANIDREYAVRVLGDVSDEMIANLQKGVMIEEHLCRFTDVQFFAGEGRNSWYHVVIMEGRNREVRKLWESQGVKVSRLKRVRYGPVFIPSRVKKGQFYEMKNAEIAGLYETVGMTPPVATRKRTVARKRKDGRPGRG; encoded by the coding sequence ATGAATGATGTTGTACAGGATGAAAAAATCCAGAAAGTATTGGCGCGTGCCGGGTTCGGCTCGCGTCGACAAATGGAAAGCTGGATCAGTCAGGGGCGTGTGCGCCTGAATGGCAATGTGGCAACGCTGGGTGACCGGGCCGGTCCTGACGACAAACTGATTGTCGATGGCAAAAAAGTCTCCAATACGGCGCCTGACAATAGCGCGCCACGCGTTCTTGTTTACAATAAGCCGGAAAACGAGATTTGTTCGCGTCGTGACCCGGAAGGCCGAAAATCTGTTTATGATCACCTGCCCATGATCAAGCATGGACGCTGGGTTGCCGTTGGCCGATTGGACTTCAATACCAGCGGTCTGTTGTTGTTTACCACCGATGGAGAGTTGGCCAATCGTCTGATGCATCCCTCTGCCAATATCGATCGTGAATATGCCGTGCGGGTATTGGGTGATGTCAGTGACGAGATGATTGCCAATCTGCAGAAAGGGGTGATGATTGAAGAGCACCTTTGTCGCTTTACCGATGTTCAGTTTTTTGCTGGTGAAGGACGCAACAGCTGGTACCACGTTGTGATTATGGAAGGACGAAATCGTGAAGTAAGAAAGCTGTGGGAGTCACAAGGGGTCAAGGTCAGTCGGCTGAAACGTGTTCGATATGGGCCGGTGTTTATTCCCAGTCGGGTCAAGAAGGGTCAGTTTTACGAAATGAAGAATGCGGAGATCGCAGGGTTATACGAGACGGTAGGGATGACGCCACCTGTTGCTACCAGAAAGCGCACCGTTGCCAGAAAGCGTAAAGATGGTCGTCCCGGTCGTGGCTAG
- the scpB gene encoding SMC-Scp complex subunit ScpB, with translation MQALEPEMLQQIIEGLLLSAGRPLSVTALSELFVEGERPTNEQIREILNVIALDCEGRGFELKEVASGFRFQVRQKLSPWISRLSEEKPQRYTRALLETLGLIAYRQPITRGDIEEIRGVAVSSTIIRTLLDREWIRVVGHRDVPGRPAMFATTRHFLDYFNLKNLQELPPLSEIRDLDQLNPELDLSDDEGRVLVLPEEPVDEDNVDEDGEQPELLDEDEAMALARRPLDDILGYGRKKDEATGDSDVSGSQENDNE, from the coding sequence GTGCAGGCGCTTGAGCCAGAGATGCTTCAGCAGATCATTGAAGGCTTGCTGCTGAGCGCGGGGCGGCCACTGTCAGTAACCGCGTTGTCTGAACTGTTCGTGGAAGGGGAGCGTCCCACGAATGAACAGATCAGGGAAATTCTGAATGTTATTGCACTGGACTGCGAGGGCCGGGGCTTTGAATTGAAGGAAGTTGCCTCAGGATTCCGCTTTCAGGTTCGACAGAAACTGAGTCCGTGGATATCACGCCTGTCTGAAGAAAAGCCACAGCGCTACACGCGCGCATTGCTTGAAACGCTTGGCCTGATCGCCTATCGGCAACCGATTACCCGCGGTGATATCGAAGAGATCCGTGGTGTCGCGGTCAGCTCAACTATTATCAGGACCTTGCTGGATCGTGAATGGATTCGTGTCGTAGGGCACCGGGATGTTCCTGGCCGGCCTGCAATGTTTGCCACCACGCGCCATTTTCTCGACTACTTTAATCTGAAAAATCTTCAGGAACTGCCACCGTTGTCTGAAATACGTGACCTGGACCAATTGAATCCGGAGCTTGACCTGAGCGACGACGAAGGGCGGGTGCTGGTGTTACCGGAAGAGCCGGTCGACGAAGACAACGTGGACGAAGACGGCGAACAGCCAGAGTTGCTGGATGAGGACGAAGCCATGGCACTGGCCAGGCGTCCGCTTGATGACATTCTTGGCTACGGCCGCAAAAAAGATGAAGCGACGGGAGACTCTGATGTCTCCGGCTCTCAGGAAAACGACAATGAATGA
- a CDS encoding segregation and condensation protein A, with product MSEQAESSDSNDIQIVAAPPQHEMPFAYVAGKAITQLPQDLYIPPDALEVFLEAFEGPLDLLLYLIKRQNIDILDIDVALITEQYMAYVDLMESHQFELAAEYLVMAAMLAEIKSRMLLPRSTQEEDDEEDPRAQLIRRLQEYERYKKAAEDLDQMPRLDRDVFLAGAQGPQLERNTPDPVVELQEILMALSGALRRADMFEHHQIQRETLSTREKMAEILVRLSSEKFVPLVSLLMREEGRLGVVVTFLAVMELIKDSLVDIVQSEPFAPIHIKARS from the coding sequence ATGAGCGAACAGGCAGAATCGTCCGATAGCAACGATATTCAGATTGTGGCCGCACCACCACAACATGAAATGCCGTTTGCGTATGTTGCCGGTAAAGCGATCACTCAATTGCCTCAGGATCTGTACATACCACCAGATGCACTGGAAGTATTCCTGGAAGCGTTTGAAGGACCACTCGACCTGTTGTTGTACCTGATTAAACGCCAGAACATTGATATTCTCGATATCGATGTCGCGTTGATTACCGAGCAGTATATGGCGTACGTCGACCTGATGGAGTCTCACCAGTTTGAACTCGCCGCTGAGTATCTGGTCATGGCAGCCATGCTTGCTGAAATCAAGTCGCGCATGCTGTTACCGCGCAGTACCCAGGAAGAAGATGATGAAGAGGATCCGCGTGCCCAGTTGATTCGTCGACTGCAGGAATATGAGCGCTACAAGAAAGCGGCGGAAGACCTGGATCAGATGCCCCGGCTGGATCGTGATGTTTTTCTGGCTGGAGCTCAGGGGCCGCAGCTGGAACGTAATACACCTGACCCTGTTGTTGAGTTACAGGAAATTCTGATGGCGCTTTCAGGTGCTTTACGGCGTGCAGATATGTTTGAGCACCATCAGATACAGCGCGAAACCTTATCGACACGCGAGAAAATGGCAGAAATCCTGGTGCGTCTGTCATCTGAAAAATTCGTTCCACTGGTATCTTTGCTGATGCGTGAGGAGGGCCGCCTGGGTGTGGTGGTGACTTTCCTGGCAGTGATGGAGCTGATCAAGGACTCGCTGGTCGACATCGTACAGAGTGAACCATTTGCGCCTATCCACATCAAGGCCCGAAGCTAA
- a CDS encoding tryptophan--tRNA ligase — MSTVESQKRVLSGMRPTGQLHLGHYHGVLKNWVKLQHEYECFFFVADWHALTTHYATPQVIGDNALSMVIDWLAAGVNPGSASIFVQSRVPEHAELHLLLSMMTPLGWLERVPSYKDQQEKLRDRDLETYGFLGYPLLQSADILIYRAGQVPVGADQVAHVELTREVARRFNHLYGREPGFEDNAEAAVKKMGKKAARIYNNLRTAYQEQGDHDALERAQALIKEQQNISLGDRERLLGYLEGSGKMILAEPQALLTPAAKMPGLDGQKMSKSYGNTIALREPIDDVAKKINTMPTDPARVRLKDPGDPDKCPVWQLHDVYSDDDTKAWVQQGCRSAGIGCLACKKPVIDAVAAELEPIQERARQYEKDPDIVRSIIAEGCEQARESARETLQDVREAMGLSYR; from the coding sequence TTGTCTACAGTGGAATCGCAGAAACGGGTGTTGTCGGGTATGCGTCCGACAGGACAGCTGCATTTGGGTCATTATCACGGTGTTCTGAAAAACTGGGTAAAATTGCAGCACGAGTACGAGTGTTTCTTTTTTGTAGCCGACTGGCACGCACTGACCACTCACTATGCGACCCCGCAGGTGATCGGTGACAATGCTCTGAGTATGGTCATTGACTGGTTAGCCGCGGGTGTTAACCCGGGTTCCGCTTCGATTTTTGTTCAGTCCAGAGTGCCAGAACACGCAGAGCTGCATCTGTTACTGTCGATGATGACACCGCTGGGTTGGCTGGAACGTGTACCCAGCTACAAGGATCAACAGGAAAAACTGCGTGACAGGGACCTGGAAACCTATGGCTTTCTGGGATATCCGTTACTGCAAAGTGCTGACATACTGATATATCGCGCCGGTCAGGTACCCGTGGGCGCTGATCAGGTGGCACATGTGGAACTGACCCGGGAGGTCGCGCGTCGCTTTAATCATTTATATGGTCGTGAGCCCGGCTTCGAAGACAACGCCGAAGCGGCGGTGAAGAAAATGGGTAAAAAGGCGGCGCGGATCTATAACAATCTGCGAACGGCCTATCAGGAGCAGGGCGATCATGACGCGCTGGAACGGGCGCAGGCGCTCATCAAAGAGCAGCAGAATATCTCTCTGGGTGATCGCGAGCGTTTGCTGGGCTACCTTGAGGGGAGTGGCAAAATGATTCTCGCCGAACCCCAGGCTCTGTTGACCCCGGCAGCTAAAATGCCCGGTCTGGATGGCCAGAAAATGTCCAAGTCTTATGGCAATACCATTGCCTTGCGTGAACCGATTGACGATGTGGCAAAAAAGATCAATACCATGCCCACGGATCCGGCCCGGGTGCGCCTCAAAGACCCCGGTGATCCGGACAAGTGTCCAGTCTGGCAATTACACGACGTTTATTCAGATGACGACACTAAGGCCTGGGTGCAACAGGGTTGCCGCAGTGCCGGGATCGGTTGCCTGGCCTGTAAAAAGCCAGTGATTGATGCCGTGGCAGCTGAACTGGAGCCAATACAGGAGCGCGCCCGGCAATACGAGAAAGACCCGGATATTGTACGCAGCATTATCGCCGAAGGATGTGAGCAGGCGCGGGAGTCCGCTCGCGAAACCCTGCAGGATGTCCGGGAAGCCATGGGGTTGTCGTACCGTTAG
- a CDS encoding L-threonylcarbamoyladenylate synthase, translating to MALSLEIHPVDPEPRLIKQAAECLQQGGVIVYPTDSTYALACHIGDKAALERVRRIRKLGEKHNMTLICSDLSAIATYAKVSNSAYRLLKAYTPGPYTFILAATAEVPRRLMHPKRKTIGLRIPEHPVAKALLEAVGEPILSTSLILPDDDQPLSEIYDIEEKLGKLVDLIIESGACGIEPSTVIDLVDGAPVVVRVGKGDPAPFT from the coding sequence ATGGCACTATCATTGGAAATTCACCCAGTTGACCCCGAGCCCAGGCTGATAAAACAGGCAGCAGAGTGCCTGCAGCAAGGCGGGGTTATTGTGTACCCGACTGATTCGACCTATGCGCTGGCATGCCACATAGGCGATAAAGCCGCGCTGGAGCGTGTGCGTCGTATCCGCAAACTCGGCGAAAAACATAATATGACGCTGATCTGCTCTGATTTGTCGGCGATTGCCACTTATGCAAAGGTCAGCAACAGCGCCTATCGATTGTTAAAGGCGTACACGCCAGGCCCGTATACCTTCATTCTGGCAGCCACCGCTGAGGTGCCGCGTCGGCTGATGCACCCGAAACGAAAAACAATCGGTCTGCGAATCCCCGAGCATCCGGTGGCAAAGGCATTACTGGAAGCTGTCGGCGAACCGATATTGAGCACCAGTCTGATACTGCCTGACGACGATCAGCCGCTTTCCGAAATTTATGACATTGAAGAAAAGCTGGGCAAGTTGGTTGATCTGATTATTGAAAGTGGCGCCTGTGGGATTGAACCATCAACAGTCATTGACCTGGTTGACGGGGCACCGGTGGTGGTTCGTGTCGGCAAAGGTGATCCGGCTCCATTTACCTGA
- a CDS encoding YciI family protein, producing MYYAIISEDVDNSLPLRIQARPAHLVRVEALKASGKLVIAGPHPAIDDENPDAEGFSGSLIIAEFDSMAAAEAWAADDPYVAAGVYKKVTVKPFRQVLP from the coding sequence ATGTACTACGCCATTATCAGTGAAGACGTTGACAACAGCCTGCCCCTGCGCATTCAGGCCAGGCCCGCCCACCTGGTCAGAGTGGAAGCGCTGAAAGCATCCGGCAAACTCGTTATTGCCGGGCCGCATCCAGCCATTGACGATGAAAACCCTGATGCGGAAGGATTCTCCGGCAGTCTGATCATCGCCGAGTTCGACTCGATGGCGGCAGCCGAAGCCTGGGCGGCGGATGACCCCTATGTCGCGGCGGGTGTTTACAAAAAAGTGACCGTTAAACCCTTCCGTCAGGTCCTGCCCTGA
- a CDS encoding peptidylprolyl isomerase has translation MKTGNLVSIVLLAVTLLAPVPNAFGQPLSALISTSKGEIELELNARAAPTTVANFVNLARRGFYDGLSFHRFEPRFMIQGGDPLGTGTGTPGYRFSGETHLRHNRPGVISMANSGPGTEGSQFFITHVRTPHLDGLHSVFGGVTQGMDVVNSLRAGDIIERITISGDISALWAQKAGQLESWNAVLNENYPDLRPAPTP, from the coding sequence ATGAAAACAGGCAATCTTGTGTCTATTGTTTTGCTGGCGGTGACGCTGCTGGCGCCTGTGCCAAATGCGTTTGGCCAGCCTTTATCGGCGCTTATCAGTACCAGTAAGGGAGAAATTGAGTTGGAGTTGAACGCGCGCGCAGCGCCGACGACCGTTGCCAACTTTGTTAACCTCGCTCGTCGTGGCTTTTACGATGGCTTAAGCTTTCATCGGTTTGAGCCGCGCTTCATGATTCAGGGTGGCGATCCACTGGGTACCGGCACCGGAACGCCGGGTTATCGCTTCAGCGGTGAGACTCACTTGCGCCACAATCGACCGGGTGTGATCTCCATGGCTAATTCGGGGCCCGGTACAGAGGGCAGCCAGTTCTTCATCACGCATGTGCGCACGCCACATCTCGATGGCCTGCATTCAGTCTTCGGTGGGGTGACTCAGGGTATGGATGTTGTCAATAGTCTGCGTGCTGGCGATATCATTGAGCGCATCACAATATCCGGCGATATCAGTGCCTTGTGGGCTCAGAAAGCGGGACAGCTGGAGAGCTGGAATGCCGTTCTCAATGAGAATTACCCCGATCTCCGCCCGGCGCCGACCCCCTAG
- a CDS encoding exodeoxyribonuclease III, which yields MKCGKQISITTFNCNGVRSAARKGFFDWLEQHAPDVVCLQETRAHEAQLREGPFFPENYHCHYYDAEKKGYAGVAIYSRQKPDRVIKGLGWDFADREGRFIQADFGNLSVISLYMPSGSSGEVRQAVKFRFLDLFMQHLQALRTDGRDYVICADWNMCHKEIDLRNWRANRKNPGFLPEERAWLDQLYDELGFVDAFRLVNKSEGQYSWWSNRGQARAKNVGWRLDYHVISPALAPAVASATIYTDAYFSDHAPVTLSLLQQKDPLEEAIS from the coding sequence GATCAGCATCACCACGTTTAATTGCAACGGCGTGCGCTCTGCGGCCAGAAAAGGCTTCTTTGATTGGCTGGAGCAGCATGCGCCGGATGTGGTTTGCCTTCAGGAAACTCGGGCACACGAGGCGCAACTACGGGAAGGCCCATTCTTTCCAGAGAACTATCATTGCCACTACTATGATGCAGAGAAAAAGGGTTACGCAGGTGTCGCCATTTACAGTCGGCAGAAACCCGACCGTGTGATCAAAGGCCTGGGCTGGGATTTTGCGGACAGAGAAGGTCGCTTTATTCAGGCTGATTTTGGCAACCTTAGCGTGATCTCGCTGTATATGCCCTCAGGCTCCAGTGGTGAAGTCAGGCAGGCAGTTAAATTCCGTTTTCTGGACCTGTTTATGCAGCACTTGCAGGCATTGCGCACTGATGGCAGAGATTATGTGATTTGCGCGGACTGGAACATGTGTCATAAGGAGATTGATCTCAGAAATTGGCGAGCAAACCGCAAGAACCCCGGGTTTCTGCCGGAGGAGCGGGCCTGGCTGGACCAGTTATATGACGAATTGGGTTTTGTTGATGCGTTCAGACTGGTAAATAAATCAGAAGGCCAGTACAGCTGGTGGTCCAACCGGGGGCAGGCCAGAGCCAAAAATGTTGGTTGGCGGCTCGACTATCATGTCATTAGCCCGGCATTGGCGCCTGCGGTTGCGTCGGCAACCATATATACTGACGCGTATTTTTCGGACCATGCGCCGGTTACGCTGTCGCTACTGCAACAGAAGGACCCGCTGGAGGAGGCTATATCATGA